One genomic window of Halobellus limi includes the following:
- a CDS encoding GMC family oxidoreductase: MPGQPDSYDYVVVGAGTAGCAVSTRLSADSDRSVLVLEAGEPDHDRSIHVPAEVGNLFKSSVDWEYYTEPQAEMHDRELYWPRGKTLGGSSSINAMIHIRGHPGDFDEWAEMGNDGWSYEELLPYFKRSENCRARRTAYHGVGGPLNVTELESPYHLSQVFVDAGIAAGYSRNYDFNGGEQAGVGLYQVTQKDGERHSAADAYLKPALLERSNLTARTGAQVTELLFDGDRVVGVEYDDGTGRQTVRAEEEVILSAGAINTPQLLLLSGIGPADHLRSHGVDVAVDLPGVGRNLQDHLLVAVNYSCTGTTTRDDTGTLDDVVEYHVQGSGRLSSNGGEAGGFVRSDPTLDRPDIQFHFGPGYFMRHGFENPDEGQGFYIAATQVRPESRGRIELTSDDPFDDPAIDPRYLTEREDVDTMVEGVRRAREVARAEPFDEYRGEEVWPGGDVESDEAIAEQVREHAQTIYHPVGTCKMGDGETAVVDERLRVHGVSGLRVVDASVMPRIVGGNTNAATLAIAEKAADLITEDE; the protein is encoded by the coding sequence ATGCCCGGACAACCGGACTCGTACGACTACGTCGTCGTGGGCGCTGGAACCGCAGGCTGTGCCGTTTCGACCCGATTATCCGCGGACTCCGATCGGAGCGTCCTCGTCTTGGAGGCCGGCGAACCCGACCACGACCGCTCGATCCACGTCCCCGCGGAGGTCGGCAACCTGTTCAAGAGTTCCGTCGACTGGGAGTACTACACCGAGCCGCAGGCGGAGATGCACGACCGCGAACTCTACTGGCCGCGCGGGAAGACCCTCGGCGGGTCGAGTTCGATCAACGCGATGATTCATATCCGCGGCCACCCCGGCGACTTCGACGAGTGGGCCGAGATGGGCAACGACGGCTGGAGCTACGAGGAACTGCTCCCGTACTTCAAGCGCAGCGAGAACTGCCGGGCACGCAGAACGGCGTACCACGGCGTCGGCGGCCCGCTGAACGTCACCGAACTGGAGTCGCCGTACCACCTCTCGCAGGTGTTCGTCGACGCCGGAATCGCGGCCGGGTACTCCCGGAACTACGACTTCAACGGGGGCGAGCAGGCCGGCGTGGGGCTGTATCAGGTGACGCAGAAGGACGGCGAGCGCCACAGCGCCGCCGACGCGTACCTCAAGCCGGCGCTCTTAGAGCGGTCGAACCTGACGGCGCGGACCGGCGCGCAGGTCACAGAGCTCCTGTTCGACGGCGACCGCGTCGTCGGCGTGGAGTACGACGACGGTACCGGTCGACAGACCGTCCGTGCCGAGGAGGAGGTGATCCTGTCGGCGGGCGCGATCAACACGCCGCAGTTGCTGCTGCTGTCGGGGATCGGCCCCGCCGACCACCTCCGGTCCCACGGCGTCGACGTCGCGGTCGACCTTCCGGGGGTGGGTCGCAACCTGCAGGACCACCTCCTCGTCGCCGTCAACTACTCCTGTACGGGGACGACCACCCGCGACGACACGGGGACGCTCGACGACGTCGTCGAGTACCACGTCCAGGGCTCCGGGCGCCTGTCCTCCAACGGCGGCGAGGCCGGCGGGTTCGTCCGCTCGGACCCGACGCTCGACCGACCGGACATCCAGTTCCACTTCGGGCCGGGGTACTTCATGCGGCACGGGTTCGAGAACCCCGACGAGGGGCAGGGTTTCTACATCGCGGCGACGCAGGTCCGCCCGGAGAGCCGCGGGCGGATCGAACTGACCTCCGACGACCCCTTCGACGACCCGGCGATCGACCCGCGGTATCTCACCGAGCGCGAGGACGTGGACACGATGGTCGAGGGCGTCCGACGCGCCCGGGAGGTCGCGCGGGCGGAACCGTTCGACGAGTACCGCGGCGAGGAGGTGTGGCCCGGGGGCGACGTCGAGAGCGACGAGGCGATCGCCGAGCAGGTCCGCGAGCACGCACAGACGATCTATCACCCCGTCGGGACGTGCAAGATGGGCGACGGCGAGACGGCCGTCGTGGACGAACGGCTCCGGGTTCACGGCGTCTCGGGGCTCCGCGTCGTCGACGCCTCGGTGATGCCGCGGATCGTCGGCGGGAACACGAACGCGGCGACGCTCGCGATCGCGGAGAAGGCGGCGGACCTGATCACCGAAGACGAGTAG
- a CDS encoding rhodanese-like domain-containing protein: MVTETTPEELKSRLHDGDVAVVDIRDPSSYAAGHIEGAVNVPPNRLSPAALDAPWAAAEEVVVSCYVGKSSKRVAAVLSERLDADVSSLRGGFDAWDGPVADGHGDDGGPSSEGPGGVGDEATSGHTDAPF; this comes from the coding sequence ATGGTGACCGAAACGACGCCCGAGGAGCTGAAGTCGCGCCTCCACGACGGGGACGTCGCAGTCGTCGACATCCGGGACCCCTCGTCGTACGCGGCCGGACACATCGAGGGCGCGGTGAACGTGCCGCCGAACCGCCTGTCGCCGGCGGCGCTCGACGCGCCCTGGGCGGCGGCCGAGGAGGTCGTCGTCTCCTGTTACGTCGGGAAGAGTTCGAAGCGGGTGGCGGCGGTCCTCTCGGAGCGTCTCGACGCCGACGTGTCGAGCCTCCGCGGCGGGTTCGACGCCTGGGACGGCCCCGTCGCCGACGGACACGGAGACGACGGAGGGCCCTCCTCGGAGGGTCCAGGCGGCGTCGGCGACGAGGCCACGTCCGGACACACGGACGCGCCGTTCTGA
- the rtcA gene encoding RNA 3'-terminal phosphate cyclase produces MTDRTLELDGTDGGGQLVRTALTLSALDARPFRMENVRGDRPNPGLKRQHLACVDLLAALVDADVSGAEVGSETLEFDPGDTFDDALPEAFDDVPLDASDDTAPDLTDLAVDVGTAGSVTLVADTLLPLAVRLDAPVSARLVGGTDVKWSPPADYLRYVKLPMLGACGLDATVDVERRGFYPAGGGELAVEIRPSTLSPVELSRESVEPPRSTVHAVAAEALEDAEVADRIAETAVEELRDRGIDADASATTAYVEADSPGAVVTIVAGPAADEETASARSGDDTPPRPRPGFSAYGERGVPSEDVAADAVDSLERWHEADAPVDAHLGDQLVVWLALGGGTVRIPRVTDHVRTNVELVRAFGYDVSIERRTEGSEATLSAPTPSS; encoded by the coding sequence GTGACCGACCGGACGCTCGAACTCGACGGCACGGACGGCGGGGGACAACTCGTCCGAACGGCGCTCACGCTCTCGGCGCTCGACGCCCGGCCGTTCCGGATGGAGAACGTCCGCGGGGACCGGCCGAACCCCGGACTGAAGCGGCAGCACCTCGCCTGCGTCGACCTCCTCGCGGCCCTCGTCGACGCCGACGTCTCCGGTGCGGAGGTCGGATCGGAGACGCTCGAATTCGACCCCGGCGACACGTTCGACGACGCCCTGCCCGAGGCGTTCGACGACGTCCCGCTCGACGCCTCCGACGACACCGCACCCGATCTGACGGACCTCGCGGTCGACGTCGGGACCGCCGGCAGCGTCACGCTCGTCGCCGACACGCTGCTTCCGCTCGCCGTTCGGTTGGACGCCCCTGTCAGCGCCCGACTCGTCGGCGGGACCGACGTGAAGTGGTCGCCGCCGGCGGATTACCTCCGATACGTCAAGCTCCCGATGCTCGGAGCCTGCGGCCTCGACGCGACGGTCGACGTGGAGCGGCGCGGGTTCTACCCCGCCGGCGGCGGCGAACTCGCCGTCGAGATCCGGCCGTCGACGCTCTCGCCGGTCGAACTCTCCCGAGAATCGGTCGAACCGCCTCGAAGCACCGTCCACGCCGTCGCCGCCGAGGCGCTCGAAGACGCCGAGGTCGCAGACCGGATCGCCGAGACGGCGGTCGAGGAACTGCGAGACCGAGGGATCGACGCCGACGCGTCCGCGACGACGGCGTACGTCGAGGCCGACTCGCCCGGCGCGGTCGTCACTATCGTCGCGGGGCCCGCAGCCGACGAGGAGACGGCGTCGGCTCGATCGGGGGACGACACGCCGCCGCGTCCCCGTCCCGGCTTCTCCGCCTACGGCGAGCGGGGCGTCCCCTCCGAGGACGTCGCGGCCGACGCCGTCGACTCGCTGGAGCGGTGGCACGAGGCGGACGCGCCGGTCGACGCTCACCTCGGCGACCAGCTCGTCGTGTGGCTCGCGCTCGGCGGCGGGACCGTGCGGATCCCCCGGGTCACCGACCACGTCCGTACGAACGTCGAACTCGTTCGAGCCTTCGGCTACGACGTGTCGATCGAGAGAAGAACGGAGGGGTCGGAAGCGACGCTGTCGGCACCGACGCCGTCGTCCTGA
- a CDS encoding amidohydrolase family protein, translating to MKLGRFVVDTHVHGQRHAVRFSQSDEDAEYSRLGELMHTATPADEADDDDAVIVYDNSDRLVYDMDSYGVDMCLLLPAFGMTNEINKQIIDEHPEKFVACAYPVQTKKAAMRGEEEWTAERAAAELDEVLSWDGMVGIGEFMPSDPTLEERLTWRERKERIRPFFDVAAKHDVPIRWHPGAASGYQAGGLREQDKLPDWRDPLNATDILAEYPDVDLVFEHGGIQGHWRYNVERACMVAQQHDNVYLEVGLWWDDILNRPMNDPDIGPDQLLWGTDWGASMIAKSNNSESPMDFPSIRWEQFSSDGVPAHQPDYWGTSLRMLNKYAMDHDVPQDELNKILGGNFCDLYDIEPPHKRLFPEFIEQ from the coding sequence ATGAAATTAGGACGATTCGTCGTCGACACCCACGTCCACGGACAGCGACACGCGGTCAGGTTCAGCCAGAGCGACGAGGACGCCGAGTACTCCAGGCTCGGCGAACTGATGCACACGGCGACGCCGGCCGACGAGGCGGACGACGACGACGCCGTCATCGTCTACGACAACTCCGATCGGCTCGTCTACGACATGGATTCCTACGGGGTCGACATGTGTCTCCTCCTCCCCGCCTTCGGGATGACGAACGAGATCAACAAGCAGATCATCGACGAGCACCCCGAGAAGTTCGTCGCCTGCGCGTACCCCGTACAGACGAAGAAGGCGGCGATGCGTGGCGAGGAGGAGTGGACCGCAGAGCGGGCGGCCGCGGAACTCGACGAGGTGCTCTCCTGGGACGGGATGGTCGGCATCGGCGAGTTCATGCCCTCGGACCCGACGCTCGAAGAACGGCTGACGTGGCGCGAGCGCAAGGAGCGGATCCGGCCGTTCTTCGACGTCGCGGCCAAGCACGACGTGCCGATCCGCTGGCACCCCGGCGCGGCCTCCGGGTATCAGGCGGGCGGGCTCAGAGAGCAGGACAAGCTCCCGGACTGGCGCGACCCGCTCAACGCGACCGACATCCTCGCGGAGTACCCCGACGTCGACCTCGTCTTCGAACACGGCGGGATCCAGGGCCACTGGCGGTACAACGTCGAGCGCGCGTGTATGGTCGCCCAGCAGCACGACAACGTCTACCTCGAAGTGGGCCTGTGGTGGGACGACATCCTCAACCGGCCGATGAACGACCCCGACATCGGCCCCGATCAACTGCTCTGGGGGACCGACTGGGGCGCGTCGATGATCGCGAAGTCGAACAACTCCGAGAGCCCGATGGACTTCCCGTCGATCCGGTGGGAGCAGTTCAGCAGCGACGGCGTTCCCGCTCACCAGCCGGACTACTGGGGAACCTCCCTGCGGATGCTCAACAAGTACGCGATGGACCACGACGTCCCGCAGGACGAACTGAACAAGATCCTCGGCGGGAACTTCTGTGATCTCTACGACATCGAGCCGCCGCACAAGCGTCTCTTCCCCGAGTTCATCGAGCAGTGA
- a CDS encoding DsrE/DsrF/DrsH-like family protein, with protein sequence MSTDTPDSTAGDAPDGDAEEAPSRAELAARVEELEAQLSEVAADEGTKKMSIVATKGTLDMAYPPLILASTAAAFGYDVTVFHTFWGLDILHEERSKNLKLSSVGNPNMPVPNVVGALPGMDRVTTSMMEKRIDDNDTATIEELIETSLDMGVEFQACQMTIELMDYDEDDFYDGVTTGVGAATAIQDMADADIQLLV encoded by the coding sequence ATGAGCACGGACACACCAGACTCGACGGCCGGCGACGCGCCCGACGGCGACGCCGAGGAGGCCCCCTCGCGCGCGGAACTCGCCGCGCGCGTCGAGGAGCTCGAAGCACAGCTCTCGGAGGTCGCCGCCGACGAGGGGACGAAGAAGATGTCCATCGTCGCGACGAAGGGGACCCTCGACATGGCGTATCCCCCGCTCATCCTCGCCAGCACGGCCGCCGCGTTCGGCTACGACGTGACGGTGTTCCACACGTTCTGGGGGCTCGACATCCTCCACGAGGAGCGCTCGAAGAACCTCAAGCTCAGTTCGGTCGGCAACCCCAACATGCCCGTCCCGAACGTCGTCGGCGCGCTCCCCGGGATGGACCGCGTGACGACCTCGATGATGGAAAAGCGGATCGACGACAACGACACCGCGACCATCGAGGAACTCATCGAGACCTCCCTGGACATGGGCGTCGAGTTCCAGGCCTGCCAGATGACGATCGAGCTGATGGACTACGACGAGGACGACTTCTACGACGGCGTCACGACCGGCGTCGGCGCCGCGACGGCCATCCAGGACATGGCCGACGCCGACATCCAGCTCCTCGTTTGA
- a CDS encoding ribosome biogenesis/translation initiation ATPase RLI — translation MADDSIAVVDLDRCQPDRCSYECASYCPPNRTGKECIVTRGEYYEEDEPFDGDPDQVRISEEVCLGESCGICVEKCPFDAIEIINLPTELEDDPVHRYGENAFALYGLPVPESGKVTGILGPNGIGKTTAVRALAGEITPNLGTYDEEPSWEAVLDRFRGTELQTYIERVQAGDVTIARKPQYVDQLPKQFDGTTIELLESTDERGALDDYIDRLGIRPVVDQPLDTLSGGELQRVALAATLARDRDFYFLDEISPYLDIGQRVTAARLIRELAEEEDRAVLAVEHDLAILDLLADTLHVAYGEPGAFGVITDPKSVRNGINEYLTGYLSNENMRIRPEEIEFHEHAPRETSKATPLVEYPELSKSYGEGEFSLDVESGTIYESEVLGVVGPNGIGKSTLAKLFTGALEPDEGDLDFRLDISYKPQYIEIDQPMRVDAFLSSITDDFGTSYWKTEVANPLQLERIMERNLDDLSGGERQRVAIAACLSEDADLYVMDEPSAHLDVEQRVQATSAIRRYAENHDETVLVIDHDIYMIDLLADRLMVFDGEPSEYGHAATPQEMRAGMNDFLSDLDITFRRDERTRRPRINKPESQLDRKQKKQGEYYYAP, via the coding sequence ATGGCGGACGACAGCATCGCGGTCGTGGATCTGGACCGGTGTCAGCCCGACCGCTGCAGTTACGAGTGCGCGAGCTACTGTCCGCCGAACCGAACCGGAAAGGAGTGCATCGTCACCCGCGGGGAGTACTACGAGGAGGACGAGCCCTTCGACGGCGACCCCGACCAGGTCCGGATCTCCGAGGAGGTCTGTCTCGGCGAGTCCTGCGGGATCTGCGTCGAGAAGTGCCCCTTCGACGCGATCGAGATCATCAACCTCCCGACGGAACTCGAAGACGACCCGGTCCACCGCTACGGCGAGAACGCCTTCGCGCTCTACGGGCTCCCGGTCCCCGAATCCGGGAAGGTGACGGGGATTCTCGGGCCGAACGGGATCGGGAAGACGACCGCCGTCCGCGCGCTGGCCGGCGAGATCACGCCGAACCTCGGCACGTACGACGAAGAGCCCTCCTGGGAGGCCGTCCTCGACCGCTTCCGCGGGACCGAGTTACAGACGTACATCGAGCGGGTTCAGGCGGGCGACGTCACCATCGCGCGCAAGCCCCAGTACGTCGATCAGCTCCCCAAGCAGTTCGACGGCACGACGATCGAACTGCTGGAGTCGACCGACGAGCGCGGCGCGCTCGACGACTACATCGATCGGCTGGGCATCCGTCCGGTCGTCGATCAGCCGCTCGACACGCTCTCGGGCGGCGAACTCCAGCGGGTCGCGCTCGCGGCCACGCTCGCCCGCGACCGCGACTTCTACTTCCTCGACGAGATCTCTCCGTACCTGGACATCGGCCAGCGCGTCACGGCGGCGCGGCTGATCCGCGAACTCGCCGAGGAGGAGGACCGCGCGGTGCTCGCGGTCGAACACGACCTCGCCATCCTCGATCTGCTGGCCGACACGCTGCACGTCGCCTACGGTGAACCCGGCGCGTTCGGCGTGATCACCGACCCGAAATCGGTCAGGAACGGCATCAACGAGTACCTCACGGGCTATCTCTCCAACGAGAACATGCGGATCCGCCCCGAGGAGATCGAGTTCCACGAGCACGCCCCGCGTGAGACCTCGAAGGCGACGCCGCTCGTGGAGTACCCCGAACTCTCGAAGTCCTACGGCGAGGGCGAGTTCTCCCTCGACGTCGAGAGCGGCACGATCTACGAGTCGGAGGTGCTGGGCGTCGTCGGCCCCAACGGGATCGGGAAGTCCACCCTCGCGAAACTGTTCACGGGCGCGCTCGAACCCGACGAGGGCGACCTCGACTTCCGACTGGACATCTCGTATAAGCCTCAGTACATCGAGATCGACCAGCCGATGCGCGTCGACGCGTTCCTCTCTTCCATTACGGACGACTTCGGTACCTCCTACTGGAAGACGGAGGTGGCGAACCCGCTCCAGTTGGAGCGGATCATGGAGCGGAACCTCGACGACCTCTCCGGCGGCGAGCGCCAGCGCGTCGCCATCGCGGCGTGTCTCTCCGAGGACGCCGACCTCTACGTGATGGACGAGCCCTCGGCCCACCTGGACGTCGAACAGCGCGTGCAGGCGACGAGCGCGATCCGTAGATACGCGGAGAACCACGACGAGACGGTGCTCGTGATCGATCACGACATCTACATGATCGACCTGCTTGCGGACCGCCTGATGGTGTTCGACGGCGAGCCCTCCGAGTACGGCCACGCCGCGACGCCCCAGGAGATGCGCGCGGGGATGAACGACTTCCTCTCGGACCTCGACATCACGTTCCGACGCGACGAGCGGACCCGACGCCCCCGGATCAACAAGCCGGAGTCCCAACTCGACCGGAAGCAGAAGAAGCAGGGCGAGTACTACTACGCGCCCTGA
- a CDS encoding class I adenylate-forming enzyme family protein, translated as MNRIHNQLPALKDLSAHNAAKSGDSIAFEDADESVTWAEFEERSREAANVFGEYVSKGDRIAFLSKPSVEHAILFNGALKAGAVTTNLHNRIAPDSFRQCLDKTKPKIAVVDSELSESFAAMVGSEQLERLTAVFSTGEPKQAYETALSPRLADAEPVAPDVLVEEDDVVTIAWTSGSTGHPKGWCHTNRTMFLKGMELGTRSGFTRSDKQLVVNRPSFLIWTSFLTRSLLGCESTYYMPEWDPERWLEIVDERDITRAVLVPTMWNEILESGPEDYDLASLRSINSTGEKLSPTTLNDLRERICENITQSYGSTEIHSTVLYNNELTEERIESVGKPQSGTEVRIVDPDGTVDDTLDPNESGEIVVKSYQAPAWMWEDERGEAAFEEGWWRSGDKGYLDEEGFLYIEGRIDFQIKSRGVKITPAPIEEELERHPEVTNAAVVGVDDEEYGQKVTAIVEGSGDLTEDILDAWMQDSESVADHERPRAYHFVTAIDRTPSGKLDRQGTKHRLGLDR; from the coding sequence ATGAACCGGATTCACAACCAACTCCCGGCGCTGAAGGACCTCTCGGCGCACAACGCGGCCAAGAGCGGCGACTCGATCGCGTTCGAGGACGCCGACGAGTCGGTCACCTGGGCCGAGTTCGAAGAGCGCAGTCGCGAGGCGGCGAACGTCTTCGGCGAGTACGTGAGCAAGGGCGATCGGATCGCGTTCCTCTCGAAGCCCTCGGTCGAGCACGCGATCCTGTTCAACGGGGCGCTGAAGGCCGGTGCCGTGACGACGAACCTCCACAACCGCATCGCGCCCGACTCGTTCCGACAGTGTCTCGACAAGACGAAACCGAAGATCGCCGTCGTCGACAGCGAGCTCTCCGAGTCGTTCGCGGCGATGGTCGGGAGCGAGCAATTGGAGCGGCTCACGGCCGTGTTCAGTACCGGAGAACCGAAACAGGCGTACGAGACGGCGCTCTCGCCGCGACTCGCCGACGCGGAACCGGTCGCCCCGGACGTGCTCGTCGAGGAGGACGATGTCGTGACGATCGCGTGGACCTCCGGCAGCACGGGCCACCCCAAGGGCTGGTGTCACACGAACCGGACGATGTTCCTCAAGGGGATGGAACTCGGCACGCGCTCGGGCTTCACCCGCTCGGACAAACAGCTGGTCGTCAATCGACCCTCCTTTCTCATCTGGACGAGCTTTCTCACCCGGTCGCTGCTCGGGTGTGAGAGCACCTACTATATGCCCGAGTGGGACCCCGAACGGTGGCTGGAGATCGTCGACGAGCGAGACATCACGCGGGCCGTGCTCGTCCCGACGATGTGGAACGAGATCCTCGAGAGCGGTCCCGAGGACTACGATCTGGCGTCGCTCCGATCGATCAACTCCACCGGCGAGAAACTGAGCCCGACGACGCTGAACGACCTCCGCGAGCGGATCTGTGAGAACATCACGCAGTCGTACGGCTCGACGGAGATCCACTCGACGGTCCTCTACAACAACGAACTGACCGAGGAGCGAATCGAGAGCGTCGGCAAGCCCCAGTCGGGGACCGAAGTGCGAATCGTCGATCCGGACGGGACGGTCGACGACACGCTCGACCCGAACGAGAGCGGCGAGATCGTCGTCAAGAGCTACCAGGCGCCCGCGTGGATGTGGGAGGACGAGCGCGGCGAGGCCGCGTTCGAGGAGGGCTGGTGGCGCTCCGGCGACAAGGGTTACCTCGACGAGGAGGGCTTTCTCTACATCGAGGGCCGCATCGACTTCCAGATCAAATCGCGGGGCGTGAAGATCACTCCCGCGCCCATCGAAGAGGAACTGGAGCGACACCCCGAGGTCACGAACGCGGCCGTCGTCGGCGTCGACGACGAGGAGTACGGCCAGAAAGTCACGGCCATCGTCGAGGGGAGCGGCGACCTGACCGAAGACATCCTCGACGCCTGGATGCAGGACAGCGAGAGCGTCGCCGACCACGAGCGCCCCCGCGCGTATCACTTCGTGACGGCGATCGATCGGACGCCGAGCGGGAAACTCGACCGGCAGGGGACGAAACACAGACTGGGACTCGATCGATAG
- a CDS encoding 50S ribosomal protein L15e: MARSFYSHIKEAWKQPGDGKLAELQWQRKQEWRDQGAIVRVDRPTRLDKARELGYKAKQGIVVARVSVRKGNARKQRFKAGRRSKRQGVNRIGRRKSIQRIAEERAARKYPNLRTLASYWVGEDGSQKWHEVILVDPEHGAIQSDDDLNWICSDDHKGRAFRGLTNAGRSNRGLQNRGKGAEHTRPSISSDRRRGK, encoded by the coding sequence ATGGCACGAAGCTTCTACTCTCACATCAAGGAAGCGTGGAAACAGCCCGGCGACGGCAAGCTCGCCGAGCTGCAGTGGCAGCGAAAACAGGAGTGGCGCGACCAGGGCGCCATCGTCCGCGTCGACCGACCGACGCGCCTCGACAAGGCCCGCGAACTCGGCTACAAGGCCAAGCAGGGCATCGTCGTGGCCCGCGTCTCCGTCCGCAAGGGCAACGCCCGCAAGCAGCGGTTCAAGGCGGGCCGGCGCAGCAAGCGCCAGGGCGTCAACCGGATCGGCCGCCGCAAGAGCATCCAGCGCATCGCCGAGGAGCGCGCCGCGCGGAAGTACCCGAACCTCCGCACCCTGGCCTCCTACTGGGTCGGCGAAGACGGCTCCCAGAAGTGGCACGAAGTGATCCTCGTCGATCCCGAGCACGGCGCGATCCAGAGCGACGACGACCTCAACTGGATCTGCAGCGACGACCACAAGGGCCGCGCCTTCCGCGGTCTGACCAACGCCGGTCGTTCCAACCGCGGTCTCCAGAACCGCGGGAAGGGCGCCGAGCACACCCGTCCGAGCATCTCCTCGGACCGACGCCGCGGCAAGTAA
- a CDS encoding DUF7384 family protein, with the protein MLAADLFCDGDARRALDHLRRHSWTTLVASGPLVDDAETAVAELADADLASAWRERVSQWCEFVAHPSGDHPALATAYRGGAMHLLSYDERLLSAKAGATLGSRLSVSARRPGAFATLFDPESLYREVTDGEYPGPDRDPRE; encoded by the coding sequence GTGCTCGCCGCGGACCTGTTCTGTGACGGCGACGCGCGGCGCGCGCTCGATCACCTCAGGAGACACTCCTGGACGACGCTCGTCGCGAGCGGTCCCCTCGTCGACGACGCCGAGACCGCCGTCGCCGAACTCGCCGACGCGGACCTCGCGAGCGCGTGGCGCGAGCGGGTCTCGCAGTGGTGCGAGTTCGTCGCGCACCCGAGCGGCGATCATCCGGCGCTCGCGACCGCCTACCGCGGCGGCGCGATGCATCTGCTCTCCTACGACGAACGCCTGCTCTCGGCGAAGGCGGGAGCGACCCTCGGCAGCCGGCTCTCCGTGAGCGCCCGGCGTCCGGGCGCGTTCGCGACGCTCTTCGACCCCGAGAGCCTATACCGGGAAGTCACGGACGGGGAGTATCCGGGGCCGGATCGGGATCCGCGCGAGTAG
- a CDS encoding EMC6-like membrane protein, with amino-acid sequence MATETQSGLSDHLRGVTVTTLACLAGVVAALVSARFVGTSVAAAASQQSLLYVVAFVLAQFPILRVVGIDISEFGAKDYLYVAFMTFTLWFITFGVLLTEGVAL; translated from the coding sequence ATGGCTACGGAAACGCAGAGCGGACTCTCCGATCACCTTCGGGGCGTCACGGTCACCACGCTCGCCTGCCTCGCCGGCGTCGTCGCCGCGCTGGTGTCGGCCAGGTTCGTCGGGACCAGCGTCGCCGCGGCGGCCAGCCAGCAGTCGCTGCTCTACGTCGTGGCGTTCGTGCTCGCCCAGTTCCCGATCCTTCGCGTCGTCGGGATCGACATCTCCGAGTTCGGCGCGAAAGACTACCTCTACGTGGCGTTCATGACGTTCACGCTGTGGTTCATCACGTTCGGCGTGCTCCTGACCGAAGGGGTCGCGCTGTAG
- a CDS encoding universal stress protein: MKYLVAVDGSESSTEALEYALDLATRAGGSLVVAYAVEPRVLVEGGEEAPTNAEVGQRIYTEDIEVAEERGEEVLEDVRDRAEEAGVAVETTLLYGDPVDTVADYAEDEGVDGIVVGHRGLSGRVEGMVGSVAKGLVGHATVPVTVVK, encoded by the coding sequence ATGAAGTACCTTGTCGCCGTCGACGGTTCGGAATCGAGCACCGAGGCACTCGAGTACGCGCTCGACCTCGCGACGCGTGCCGGTGGGTCTCTCGTCGTCGCGTACGCCGTCGAACCGCGCGTCCTCGTCGAGGGCGGTGAAGAGGCACCGACGAACGCCGAGGTCGGACAGCGGATCTACACCGAGGACATCGAGGTCGCCGAGGAGCGCGGCGAGGAGGTCCTCGAAGATGTCCGCGACCGGGCCGAAGAAGCGGGCGTCGCGGTCGAGACGACGCTCCTCTACGGCGACCCCGTCGACACCGTCGCCGACTACGCCGAGGACGAGGGCGTCGACGGAATCGTCGTCGGCCACCGGGGGCTCTCCGGTCGTGTCGAGGGGATGGTCGGCAGCGTCGCGAAGGGACTCGTCGGGCACGCGACCGTGCCCGTGACGGTCGTCAAGTGA